The following proteins are co-located in the Streptomyces sp. NBC_01198 genome:
- a CDS encoding MazG nucleotide pyrophosphohydrolase domain-containing protein, translating into MDIRSAQKLAWENKTAKGFNTTDVPLEFGLLTAEVGEAFTAWRKGLPDFGEELADVFLYLVALAEMNGIDLGDEVAHKIDKNTRRVYERNEQGVPIRIGEG; encoded by the coding sequence ATGGACATCCGGTCCGCCCAGAAGCTCGCCTGGGAGAACAAGACCGCCAAGGGCTTCAACACAACCGACGTGCCGCTGGAGTTCGGCCTCCTCACCGCCGAGGTCGGCGAAGCCTTCACCGCCTGGCGCAAGGGCCTGCCCGACTTCGGCGAGGAGCTGGCCGACGTCTTCCTCTACCTGGTGGCCCTGGCCGAGATGAACGGCATCGACCTCGGCGACGAGGTGGCCCACAAGATCGACAAGAACACCCGCCGCGTGTACGAGCGCAACGAGCAGGGAGTACCGATCCGGATCGGTGAAGGCTAA
- a CDS encoding helix-turn-helix domain-containing protein, with protein MGEAERRMAVRDVRALTSLGHPLRLRLLHHLLAAGPRTAAQCAEALHDTGANCGYHLRNLARFGLVERAEPDGQDRRERPWRASATGFDFLPDLESEQAEEIGATLSSLQLNEVFRAMREYLELAGRLPEEWQSSAAFNNYALMLTAEELAHLVVTLDAVIRPYIRATRKYVPPDARPVNLSVQAHLNPECL; from the coding sequence ATGGGTGAGGCCGAGCGCAGAATGGCGGTGCGCGATGTCCGCGCCCTCACCAGCCTCGGGCATCCGCTGCGTCTGCGGCTGCTGCACCACCTCCTGGCTGCTGGGCCGCGCACCGCGGCCCAGTGCGCCGAGGCACTGCACGACACCGGCGCGAACTGCGGATACCACCTGCGGAATCTGGCCCGGTTCGGCCTGGTGGAGCGGGCGGAGCCGGACGGACAGGACCGACGGGAGCGCCCATGGCGGGCCAGCGCGACGGGCTTTGACTTCCTGCCGGATCTGGAATCGGAGCAGGCCGAGGAGATCGGCGCGACGCTGTCCTCGCTCCAGCTGAACGAGGTCTTCCGCGCCATGCGCGAGTACCTGGAACTCGCCGGTCGGCTCCCCGAGGAGTGGCAGAGCAGCGCGGCGTTCAACAACTACGCGCTGATGCTGACTGCCGAGGAGCTCGCACACCTGGTGGTGACGCTGGACGCCGTGATCCGCCCGTACATCCGGGCCACGCGCAAGTACGTGCCGCCGGACGCACGGCCGGTGAACCTGAGCGTGCAGGCGCACCTCAACCCGGAATGCCTCTGA
- a CDS encoding MFS transporter, whose product MPLTPMLSLLRRKAFCLVWTAGLGADAASWLLITGLPIYVFGLTDSSFVTSTVLIVELAAGISCGSFAGVLVDRLDRFRLMTAVTALQAGALVPLLFVRSAHQLWIIYLVAAAEAILTQTYEPAKNTLLPSLVGTDETVRANSMVAFNTNLGRLVGSSLSGFALAHGGTRFLCVGSGVCFLAAGALLHLGRRASGPAAQVSARQGTSAVGAWREGIRLVRADRDIRVAFLSTATWSVSQGMFVVLFVVFVSRVLGDSADVTGVLRGVQAIGGLMGGVFIATLGHRAEPRRLMIIGATSFGLLSLVLWNTAYVTHSEAVYIALFIAVGIPGIASNSGVFSLVQGRVANGELGRVFSIFYMVNNSFQCLGMLVGGLLGDRVNVTFVLDGQAALYLVAAAISLTGLRAGGERHRSAHAPAERLQPTLKRE is encoded by the coding sequence ATGCCTCTGACCCCCATGCTGTCGCTGTTGCGCAGGAAGGCCTTCTGCCTGGTCTGGACGGCCGGGCTGGGAGCGGACGCGGCGAGTTGGCTGCTGATCACCGGTCTGCCCATCTATGTCTTCGGGCTGACCGATTCGAGTTTTGTCACCTCGACAGTCCTCATCGTGGAACTGGCGGCGGGCATCTCCTGCGGCTCGTTCGCCGGCGTGCTCGTGGACCGGCTGGACCGGTTCCGCCTGATGACAGCGGTCACCGCACTGCAGGCCGGAGCGCTGGTGCCGCTGCTGTTCGTCCGCTCGGCGCACCAACTGTGGATCATCTACCTGGTGGCGGCAGCCGAGGCGATCCTGACGCAGACCTACGAACCGGCCAAGAACACACTGCTGCCCAGCCTCGTCGGCACGGATGAGACCGTGCGGGCCAACAGCATGGTTGCGTTCAACACCAACCTGGGCCGACTGGTCGGCAGTTCCCTCAGCGGCTTCGCGCTCGCCCACGGCGGCACCCGATTCCTGTGCGTCGGATCCGGCGTGTGCTTCCTGGCCGCCGGAGCGCTGCTGCACCTCGGACGCCGGGCATCGGGGCCGGCGGCCCAAGTGTCCGCGAGGCAGGGGACCTCGGCTGTTGGTGCGTGGCGGGAGGGAATCCGCCTGGTCAGGGCCGACCGGGACATCCGTGTCGCGTTCCTGAGCACCGCCACCTGGTCGGTGTCCCAGGGCATGTTCGTCGTGCTCTTCGTGGTCTTCGTCAGCCGAGTCCTCGGCGACAGTGCCGACGTCACCGGCGTGCTGCGCGGCGTACAGGCGATCGGCGGGCTGATGGGCGGGGTGTTCATCGCGACACTGGGCCACCGGGCGGAGCCCCGGCGGCTCATGATCATAGGGGCGACATCGTTCGGACTGCTGAGTCTCGTACTGTGGAACACCGCGTACGTGACCCACAGCGAGGCGGTGTACATCGCGCTGTTCATCGCGGTCGGCATCCCCGGAATCGCTTCGAACAGCGGTGTCTTCTCGCTGGTCCAGGGCCGGGTGGCCAACGGCGAGCTGGGCCGGGTGTTCAGCATCTTCTACATGGTCAACAACAGTTTCCAGTGCCTCGGCATGCTGGTGGGAGGCCTGCTGGGAGACCGCGTCAATGTCACTTTCGTGCTCGACGGCCAGGCCGCGCTGTACCTGGTGGCCGCGGCTATTTCCCTGACGGGCCTGCGGGCGGGCGGGGAAAGGCACCGTTCGGCCCATGCCCCAGCCGAACGGCTTCAGCCGACCCTCAAGCGGGAGTGA
- a CDS encoding PadR family transcriptional regulator: MPRRALDNPIVLAVLGLLLEQPSHPHQMLAELRKRSDNHAAAITRGTLYNTVAALVEAGWLASQGQQRLGNRPERTVYALTQEGLGELVRRLDSQIRNPEREFSQFLGAVTYLGALGVTGAVEALVERGQRLRQRTGADEERLAKALAAGVPRLHVIEAEYALCLARAEMAWVDSVIDEIRTGSLPWPTAAATTSTPPVAPNRKEPNA, encoded by the coding sequence ATGCCACGTCGCGCTCTCGACAACCCGATCGTTCTGGCAGTTCTCGGCCTCCTGCTCGAACAGCCCTCGCACCCGCACCAGATGCTTGCTGAGCTGCGAAAACGCAGCGACAACCACGCGGCCGCGATCACGCGGGGCACGCTCTACAACACCGTTGCCGCGCTGGTCGAAGCGGGGTGGCTTGCCTCGCAGGGCCAGCAGCGCTTGGGGAACCGTCCGGAGCGGACCGTCTACGCCCTCACGCAGGAGGGCCTTGGCGAACTCGTACGGCGGCTGGACTCCCAGATCCGCAACCCGGAACGGGAGTTCTCGCAGTTCCTGGGCGCGGTCACCTATCTCGGCGCCCTCGGGGTGACTGGCGCGGTGGAGGCCCTGGTTGAGCGTGGCCAGCGCCTGCGGCAACGCACGGGCGCCGATGAAGAACGCCTCGCGAAGGCACTGGCGGCCGGCGTGCCCCGCCTGCATGTCATCGAGGCGGAATACGCGCTGTGCCTTGCTCGCGCCGAGATGGCGTGGGTCGACTCGGTCATCGACGAGATCCGCACCGGCTCACTGCCCTGGCCGACCGCAGCGGCGACCACCTCCACGCCCCCTGTTGCGCCGAACCGAAAGGAACCGAACGCGTGA
- a CDS encoding PadR family transcriptional regulator: protein MTPSHDPQLLKGVLSVVLLHLLAEQESYGYEVVQRLQAAGFSDVLEGTVYPALSRLQREGGLSTRLVASPSGPARKYYRLTPAGHEALASGTAAWARHVAVVDSVLTRPLPTDPQKGR, encoded by the coding sequence ATGACACCGAGCCACGATCCCCAGCTGCTGAAGGGCGTCCTGTCCGTGGTGCTGCTGCACCTGCTGGCGGAGCAGGAGTCCTACGGGTACGAGGTGGTGCAGCGGCTCCAGGCGGCCGGCTTCTCCGACGTCCTGGAAGGCACGGTGTATCCGGCCCTGTCCCGCCTGCAGCGGGAGGGCGGGCTGAGCACCCGCCTCGTCGCCTCCCCGAGTGGCCCCGCACGCAAGTACTACCGGCTCACCCCGGCCGGCCACGAGGCCCTGGCGAGCGGGACCGCGGCCTGGGCCCGGCACGTAGCAGTCGTCGACTCCGTCCTGACCCGCCCCCTGCCGACCGACCCCCAGAAGGGACGCTGA
- a CDS encoding LAETG motif-containing sortase-dependent surface protein: MKLRHVFASAAVTAVIAPAALFTAGSASAAPGAATASPSVSASTEVTDTATATATPSASASATPTTSASTPPVTPTSSPTTAPTPSASATTEPPNGTTCDSSDDDEPRIDDKLTADITGLPAQIKAGSGWHGFSLAVANSSGTDYRRVDFGLFATQVDSDTWNSDTSHLKLEFQNPDTGDWAAVSLDEDDPGAGYLGYTEVKPHASFKLKARIQVDAKAKASDGFAVGFGIYADDKGKCVEAGGDNGVAEFAVVAADGSTGGDSGGDGSGTGTQTGSKTPLPVKPAGDTQLNTSGGDLAETGSSSATPAIAAVGAAVVVIGAGTVFLVRRRKPAAGGPAAG, translated from the coding sequence ATGAAGCTCCGTCATGTCTTCGCGTCGGCTGCTGTGACCGCCGTGATAGCGCCCGCAGCCCTCTTCACGGCCGGTTCCGCGTCCGCGGCGCCCGGCGCGGCGACGGCGAGCCCGTCCGTGAGCGCCAGTACCGAGGTGACGGACACGGCCACCGCGACCGCGACACCGAGCGCGTCGGCCTCCGCGACCCCGACGACATCGGCGTCGACGCCGCCGGTCACGCCCACGTCCTCCCCGACCACCGCGCCGACGCCGTCCGCCTCCGCGACCACCGAGCCCCCGAACGGGACCACGTGCGACTCCTCCGATGACGACGAGCCGCGGATCGACGACAAGCTGACCGCCGACATCACCGGCCTGCCGGCGCAGATCAAGGCGGGCAGCGGCTGGCACGGGTTCAGCCTCGCGGTCGCGAACTCCTCCGGCACCGACTACCGCCGCGTGGACTTCGGCCTGTTCGCCACCCAGGTCGACTCCGACACCTGGAACTCGGACACCAGCCACCTGAAGTTGGAGTTCCAGAATCCCGACACCGGCGACTGGGCCGCCGTGTCGCTGGACGAGGACGACCCCGGCGCGGGCTACCTCGGCTACACCGAGGTCAAGCCGCACGCCTCCTTCAAGCTGAAGGCCCGCATCCAGGTCGACGCCAAGGCCAAGGCCAGTGACGGGTTCGCGGTCGGATTCGGCATCTACGCCGACGACAAGGGCAAGTGCGTGGAGGCCGGCGGCGACAACGGCGTGGCCGAGTTCGCGGTCGTGGCCGCCGACGGGTCGACCGGCGGGGACTCGGGCGGTGACGGCTCGGGCACCGGCACGCAGACCGGCAGCAAGACGCCGCTGCCGGTCAAGCCGGCCGGTGACACCCAACTGAACACGTCCGGCGGCGACTTGGCCGAGACCGGTTCGTCGTCCGCGACGCCGGCCATCGCCGCTGTCGGCGCCGCCGTGGTGGTCATCGGGGCCGGCACCGTCTTCCTGGTCCGCCGCCGCAAGCCCGCAGCGGGCGGGCCCGCGGCCGGCTGA
- a CDS encoding GAF domain-containing SpoIIE family protein phosphatase, producing the protein MTGESSHPPEPPGDPRGVRGDVEAAGGASGRTASQRAAAGIHQALSQLTADTGSHVGAVYLPVPDEQVLRMVAVFGVSARIARPWARVAMAAPVPVADVARQGRPVWLRSHDELARRYPRTGLALPYQVAMGVSPVLSGDAVKGVVLLLWPGTHPPELSPRESEAITEAGRRISRFLDQAEKAGDPLRPGDEPHAVAPPPSDPWPEAEARSGAGLTERFQEGHLSLDLDGRITFLSNRAVELLGGGRGELLGARFWEVLPWAHDPVHENCFLETLFSRLPASFNALKPPDTWLSFALHPDITGVSVRVTVLDHPPAGSEPATGPPATPEASAGTLFYLMHLSSSLSDAVGVKDVTDAVTEQIMPVLNAQALALVVADNGRLRVLGTGGFRRAAQRHFDGLSLSSNVPSIRVLATGVPEFFPDSGELLRAHPQGASVYAQQASFAYLPLIAAGRPIGCCVLGYSETHAFPADERAALTALAAMIAQALERASLYDTKNQVAYGLQAALLPRLLPAVPGLDSAARYLPASQGMDIGGDFYDLVRLDETTAAAVIGDVQGHNVNAAALMGQVRTAVHTHADSGAGPGEVLARANRLLVDLQSQLFASCLYVQLDLRNGKALLASAGHPPPLLRHPDHRAEVLDPPPGLLLGIEPDADYPTTEIALPPGAVLALYTDGLVERPGVDLGESIADLARQLAAAQAPSLDALADTLIDHVQQTGGVSDDVALLLLRPPAPATRGPARRP; encoded by the coding sequence GTGACCGGCGAGAGCAGTCACCCGCCGGAGCCGCCCGGCGATCCCCGCGGCGTCCGGGGCGACGTCGAGGCCGCCGGGGGCGCCTCCGGCCGTACCGCCTCGCAGCGGGCCGCGGCCGGGATACACCAGGCGCTGTCGCAGCTGACAGCGGATACGGGTTCGCACGTCGGGGCGGTGTATCTGCCGGTCCCCGACGAGCAGGTCCTGCGGATGGTCGCGGTCTTCGGAGTGTCGGCGAGGATCGCGCGGCCGTGGGCCCGGGTGGCGATGGCCGCGCCGGTCCCGGTGGCCGACGTGGCACGCCAGGGCCGTCCGGTATGGCTGCGCAGCCACGACGAGCTGGCCCGCCGCTACCCGCGGACCGGACTCGCGCTCCCCTACCAGGTCGCCATGGGCGTGTCGCCGGTGCTCTCGGGTGACGCGGTCAAAGGCGTGGTGCTCCTGCTGTGGCCCGGCACCCACCCGCCCGAGCTCTCCCCGCGGGAATCCGAGGCCATCACCGAGGCGGGCCGCCGCATCAGCCGCTTCCTGGACCAGGCCGAGAAGGCCGGTGATCCGCTCCGGCCCGGCGACGAACCGCACGCGGTGGCACCGCCCCCCTCGGACCCCTGGCCCGAGGCGGAGGCACGCTCGGGGGCCGGCCTCACGGAGCGGTTCCAGGAGGGTCACCTCTCGCTGGACCTGGACGGCCGGATCACGTTCCTCAGCAACAGGGCCGTCGAGTTGCTCGGCGGGGGCCGCGGGGAACTCCTCGGAGCCCGGTTCTGGGAGGTCCTGCCCTGGGCCCACGACCCCGTCCACGAGAACTGCTTCCTGGAGACGCTCTTCAGCCGGCTGCCGGCCTCCTTCAACGCGCTCAAGCCCCCGGACACGTGGCTGTCCTTCGCCCTCCACCCCGACATCACGGGTGTGAGCGTGCGCGTCACCGTCCTGGACCACCCCCCGGCGGGAAGCGAGCCGGCCACCGGCCCTCCCGCCACCCCCGAGGCCAGCGCAGGCACCCTCTTCTACCTGATGCACCTGTCCTCGTCACTGTCCGACGCCGTCGGGGTCAAGGACGTGACGGACGCGGTGACCGAGCAGATCATGCCGGTCCTCAACGCCCAGGCGCTGGCGCTGGTCGTCGCGGACAACGGCAGGCTCCGGGTGCTCGGTACCGGTGGTTTCCGCCGGGCAGCGCAGCGCCACTTCGACGGTCTCTCGCTGTCCTCGAACGTTCCGAGCATCCGGGTGCTGGCCACGGGCGTTCCCGAATTCTTCCCCGACAGCGGGGAACTGCTGCGCGCCCATCCGCAGGGGGCCTCCGTCTACGCGCAGCAGGCCTCCTTCGCCTACCTGCCCCTGATCGCCGCCGGGCGTCCGATCGGCTGCTGCGTGCTCGGCTACAGCGAAACGCACGCGTTCCCCGCGGACGAGCGTGCGGCCCTGACCGCACTGGCCGCGATGATCGCCCAGGCCCTGGAGCGGGCGAGCCTGTACGACACGAAGAACCAGGTGGCGTACGGACTCCAGGCCGCCCTGCTGCCCCGCCTGCTGCCCGCCGTCCCCGGCCTCGACAGCGCGGCCCGCTACCTGCCGGCAAGCCAGGGCATGGACATCGGCGGCGACTTCTACGACCTCGTCCGCCTCGACGAGACCACCGCGGCCGCCGTCATCGGCGACGTCCAGGGTCACAACGTCAACGCCGCCGCCCTCATGGGCCAGGTCCGCACCGCCGTCCACACCCACGCCGACTCCGGTGCGGGCCCCGGTGAGGTCCTCGCCCGAGCCAACCGGCTGCTGGTCGACCTGCAGTCGCAGCTGTTCGCCAGCTGCCTCTACGTCCAGCTGGACCTGCGCAACGGCAAGGCGCTGCTGGCCAGCGCCGGCCACCCGCCCCCTCTGCTGCGGCACCCCGACCACCGCGCGGAGGTCCTGGACCCGCCCCCCGGACTGCTCCTCGGCATCGAACCCGACGCCGACTACCCGACCACCGAGATCGCGCTGCCCCCCGGCGCCGTCCTGGCGCTGTACACCGACGGCCTGGTCGAAAGACCCGGCGTCGACCTCGGCGAGTCCATCGCCGACCTCGCCCGCCAACTGGCCGCCGCGCAGGCCCCGTCCTTGGACGCGCTCGCCGACACCCTCATCGACCACGTCCAGCAGACGGGCGGCGTCAGCGACGACGTGGCCCTCCTGCTGCTCCGCCCGCCCGCCCCCGCGACCCGCGGGCCCGCCCGCCGACCCTGA
- a CDS encoding alpha/beta fold hydrolase: MTEIKPRFRTIDGLSIRYAESDGPGDSEALLLSPWPESLYSYDPIWSELAAHARLTAVDLPGFGHSELREDLLSPTAMGEFVVRIADAFGLAKPHVVGPDIGTAASLFAAARHPDRFRSLVVGTGGAAVPITLGSPLDDWVHAEDLGPYLAMGPKAAVTLAMSTINGYELPDVVREDYLAAYSGRRFVDQMAYVRAYPAELPVLGELLPTLQTPVQLLAGRNDQVVPLANAEYLHERLPNSALDPIDAGHFAWEEAADAYAGVITRWWQAN, from the coding sequence ATGACCGAGATCAAGCCCCGGTTCCGTACGATCGACGGACTCTCGATCCGGTACGCCGAGAGCGACGGGCCAGGCGACAGCGAGGCCCTGCTGCTCAGCCCGTGGCCGGAGAGCCTGTACAGCTACGACCCGATCTGGTCCGAGCTGGCCGCGCACGCGCGTCTGACCGCGGTGGATCTGCCCGGTTTCGGGCATTCCGAGCTCCGGGAGGACCTGCTCTCCCCGACCGCGATGGGCGAGTTCGTCGTGCGGATCGCCGACGCCTTCGGGCTGGCGAAGCCGCACGTCGTGGGCCCGGACATCGGCACCGCGGCATCGCTTTTCGCCGCGGCCCGGCACCCGGACCGGTTCCGCAGCCTGGTGGTGGGCACCGGCGGGGCGGCGGTCCCGATCACGCTGGGCAGCCCGCTCGACGACTGGGTCCACGCCGAGGACCTGGGCCCGTACCTGGCCATGGGCCCCAAGGCCGCCGTGACGCTCGCGATGAGCACCATCAACGGCTACGAGCTGCCCGACGTCGTACGCGAGGACTACCTCGCGGCCTACTCGGGCCGCCGGTTCGTCGACCAGATGGCGTACGTCCGCGCGTACCCCGCGGAACTGCCGGTCCTCGGCGAACTGCTGCCCACCCTCCAGACGCCCGTCCAGCTCCTCGCCGGCCGCAACGACCAGGTCGTACCGCTGGCGAACGCCGAATACCTGCACGAGCGGCTGCCGAACAGCGCGCTCGACCCGATCGACGCGGGCCACTTCGCCTGGGAGGAAGCCGCCGACGCCTACGCCGGGGTGATCACCCGCTGGTGGCAGGCCAACTGA
- a CDS encoding WxL protein peptidoglycan domain-containing protein — protein sequence MHAPTARRKTAATALIRRVVLALLMALTVAGLAGGPAAAAGGDVTWTVRTAANTFGADRSSFSYSVNPGGQVKDTMTVANRGKAPLTLAVYASDGYTTGNGQLDLLTRDKKSVGIGAWVRAGRADVVVKPGQSADVPFTVTVPANATPGDYVGGILTSLKQPDAEQGITVDRRLGIRIAVRVSGALKPSLAVENLHTHYSGTLDPFAKGDATVTYTVHNTGNAVLSAEQAVSVSGPFGWLRTDAAEIEAPPALLPGESWKVKVPVHGVAPGFRLTATATLTPLLTDASGSTTALRKVSASTHTAAVPWTLTLLALILLAAAGCAFVLTRRARARRKLREDARVREAVERTLREQSEPAGQAAPGASDAP from the coding sequence ATGCACGCGCCCACCGCGCGGCGGAAGACCGCCGCCACCGCCCTGATACGTCGCGTCGTCCTGGCGCTGCTCATGGCCCTCACCGTCGCCGGCCTGGCCGGCGGCCCCGCCGCCGCAGCCGGCGGCGACGTCACCTGGACGGTCAGGACCGCCGCCAACACCTTCGGTGCCGACCGCTCCAGCTTCAGCTACAGCGTCAATCCCGGCGGCCAGGTCAAGGACACCATGACCGTCGCCAACCGCGGCAAGGCCCCGCTCACCCTCGCGGTCTACGCCTCCGACGGCTACACCACCGGCAACGGCCAACTCGACCTGCTCACCCGGGACAAGAAGTCCGTGGGCATCGGCGCCTGGGTGCGGGCCGGCCGGGCCGACGTCGTCGTCAAGCCCGGGCAGTCCGCCGACGTCCCCTTCACCGTCACCGTCCCCGCCAACGCCACCCCCGGCGACTACGTGGGCGGCATCCTCACCTCGCTGAAGCAGCCCGACGCCGAGCAGGGCATCACCGTCGACCGGCGGCTCGGCATCCGGATCGCGGTACGGGTCAGCGGCGCGCTCAAGCCCAGCCTGGCGGTGGAGAACCTGCACACGCACTACAGCGGCACCCTCGACCCGTTCGCCAAGGGCGACGCCACCGTCACCTACACCGTCCACAACACCGGCAACGCCGTGCTGTCCGCCGAGCAGGCGGTGTCCGTCTCCGGTCCCTTCGGGTGGCTGCGGACCGACGCCGCCGAGATCGAGGCACCGCCGGCGCTGCTGCCCGGCGAGAGCTGGAAGGTCAAGGTGCCCGTGCACGGCGTGGCCCCCGGATTCCGGCTGACCGCGACCGCGACGCTCACCCCGCTGCTCACCGACGCCTCGGGCTCCACCACGGCGTTGCGGAAGGTCTCGGCGAGCACCCACACCGCCGCCGTCCCGTGGACGCTGACGCTGCTGGCCCTGATCCTGCTGGCGGCCGCGGGCTGCGCGTTCGTCCTGACCCGCCGCGCCCGCGCCCGTCGCAAGCTGCGCGAGGACGCCCGGGTCAGGGAGGCGGTCGAGCGCACCCTGCGCGAGCAGTCGGAGCCGGCGGGCCAGGCGGCGCCGGGCGCGTCCGACGCGCCCTGA
- a CDS encoding metallophosphoesterase family protein: protein MKSRPSMQASGLVRRRVATGTAAALLGLTVALGSGMVSPAGAAEPTSVTGIILGVGANETQRTVTWYSSTDTAQQIQVVPTAALVAGEFPADAATFDATGGQNIAASGGYNRHATVTNLKENTPYSYRVGSAGNWSATYAFKTQDFEGDYDFLFFGDPQIGSSGDLAQDQAGWQDTVDIATAANPNAELLVSGGDQVESANNESQWNSFLAPDKLRQYPWAATIGNHDVGGKAYEQHLYTPNTDRTAPYYSNGKPESDSSGGDYWYIYKDVLFIDLNSNSYDTAQGGGGDAAHIKYVTDVINQHGAEAKWKVLTYHHAIYSPADHAKDGDNKVRRVDFPTTFSKLGVDLVLQGHDHSYSRSYLIKNGAKANPDEQPGDADVYPGPGGVLYVTANSSSGSKYYDITAPDNSGTSGAGNGADPLKPDDYWYNSVENQEHVRTYVKVQVRNDKLVVEDVRSGTCAAPNSSVSHGNWCKNTTADQPVGSLVDKVTVHPFHGDGQDIQVNVPNAAPGEFGWTIDGYNGLVDLGTATENGDHFEAAGKINPISVSDTRRSLAPWSISAGVSDFQDAGKTFPGSYLGWSPRVLQAGAGAEAGDSVASGFDGNGKGLSVSSGLGSADQGHTRGTAKLGADLSLKIPDSVEKGSYQATLTITALSS, encoded by the coding sequence ATGAAATCGAGACCCTCGATGCAGGCCTCAGGGCTTGTGCGGCGCCGCGTGGCCACCGGGACCGCCGCAGCGCTTCTGGGCCTGACCGTGGCGCTGGGCAGCGGCATGGTGTCCCCCGCCGGAGCCGCCGAACCGACCTCGGTGACCGGCATCATCCTCGGCGTGGGCGCCAACGAGACCCAGCGCACGGTGACCTGGTACTCCTCGACCGACACCGCGCAGCAGATCCAGGTCGTGCCGACCGCCGCCCTGGTGGCCGGTGAATTCCCGGCGGACGCCGCCACGTTCGACGCCACCGGCGGCCAGAACATCGCCGCCAGCGGCGGTTACAACCGGCACGCGACCGTCACCAACCTCAAGGAGAACACCCCGTACTCCTACCGCGTCGGCAGCGCGGGCAACTGGTCGGCCACGTACGCATTCAAGACGCAGGACTTCGAGGGCGACTACGACTTCCTGTTCTTCGGCGACCCGCAGATCGGCTCCTCGGGCGACCTGGCCCAGGACCAGGCCGGCTGGCAGGACACCGTGGACATCGCCACGGCGGCCAACCCGAACGCCGAGCTGCTGGTGTCCGGCGGCGACCAGGTCGAGAGCGCCAACAACGAGTCGCAGTGGAACTCCTTCCTCGCGCCCGACAAGCTGCGCCAGTACCCGTGGGCCGCGACCATCGGCAACCACGACGTCGGCGGCAAGGCGTACGAGCAGCACCTCTACACCCCGAACACCGACCGCACGGCGCCGTACTACTCCAACGGCAAGCCCGAGTCGGACAGTTCGGGCGGTGACTACTGGTACATCTACAAGGACGTGCTGTTCATCGACCTGAACAGCAACAGCTACGACACCGCGCAGGGCGGCGGCGGTGACGCGGCGCACATCAAGTACGTCACCGACGTCATCAACCAGCACGGCGCCGAGGCCAAGTGGAAGGTGCTCACCTACCACCACGCGATCTACTCGCCGGCCGACCACGCGAAGGACGGCGACAACAAGGTCCGCCGGGTGGACTTCCCGACGACGTTCTCCAAGCTCGGCGTCGACCTGGTCCTCCAGGGCCACGACCACAGCTACTCGCGCAGCTACCTGATCAAGAACGGCGCGAAGGCGAACCCGGACGAGCAGCCCGGCGACGCCGACGTCTACCCGGGCCCCGGCGGCGTCCTGTACGTGACGGCCAACTCCTCGTCCGGCTCGAAGTACTACGACATCACGGCCCCCGACAACAGCGGGACCAGCGGTGCGGGCAACGGCGCCGACCCGCTGAAGCCGGACGACTACTGGTACAACTCGGTCGAGAACCAGGAGCACGTCCGCACCTACGTCAAGGTCCAGGTGCGCAACGACAAGCTCGTCGTCGAGGACGTCCGCAGCGGCACCTGCGCTGCTCCGAACTCCTCGGTGTCGCACGGCAACTGGTGCAAGAACACCACCGCCGACCAGCCGGTCGGCTCGCTGGTCGACAAGGTCACCGTGCACCCGTTCCACGGTGACGGCCAGGACATCCAGGTCAACGTGCCCAACGCGGCGCCGGGCGAGTTCGGCTGGACGATCGACGGCTACAACGGCCTGGTGGACCTCGGTACCGCCACGGAGAACGGCGACCACTTCGAGGCCGCCGGCAAGATCAACCCCATCTCCGTGTCGGACACTCGCCGTTCGCTCGCCCCCTGGTCGATCTCGGCCGGCGTGAGCGACTTCCAGGACGCCGGCAAGACCTTCCCCGGCTCCTACCTCGGCTGGTCCCCGCGCGTGCTGCAGGCCGGCGCGGGCGCCGAGGCCGGCGACTCGGTGGCCTCCGGCTTCGACGGCAACGGCAAGGGCCTGTCCGTCTCCAGCGGCCTCGGCTCCGCCGACCAGGGCCACACCCGGGGTACGGCCAAGCTGGGCGCCGACCTCAGCCTGAAGATCCCTGACAGCGTGGAGAAGGGCAGCTACCAGGCCACTCTCACGATCACCGCGCTGAGCAGCTGA